Within the Lycium barbarum isolate Lr01 unplaced genomic scaffold, ASM1917538v2 unchr_scaffold_82, whole genome shotgun sequence genome, the region AATAAAAAATCAACTTGCAGAAAGGAGTTTGAGGTTGAATATACCTAATTTTTGCCAAAATCAAAACAATTTCAAGGTATGAAACTAAGTGGTGTGCTAGGCTTCAAGAAGACACTTTCTTTTATAAATTTCCAAAACCATCCTGCAATCAACCACATCATTGGTTGAAAAATCCACCATTGTAATTGGGTTTCCACTTGTAACTTTTTTTCCTCCACAAATACCAATTTTCTTGCTTCCTTCTAAACTTATCATTTTATTAACATAAGCATTGTGAAAACTTGTCAATAGCTTCAATGGTGAAAATAGCTTCCAATGGAGCTTAATTTGTTTCATCTTCAAAAAAACTATCTTTTTCTTGTTTCCAAGCCTAATAATTCTTATCTTCCTCTTGTTATTATCCCTTTTCACATCTCCTAGTCTTTGGTACTTTTGCCTCCTCCAAAACTTCTTTAGGTTATCCAAATATGAAAAACCAAGAATTGCCATTGATGAGGTTTTTTGTTAGCAACGACAGATCAGACAAGAACTTGATGAGCGAAATCCCctgataaaagaaaaaagaactttCTAGACGAGTGATTTAAGTAGAACCATAAGATATACAACTTAGAAATGTAaagaatttgtgtgaattttctaGGAGTGAGAAGGGACACTTTATATAGAATAAGAATGGCATATTATGGTTAGATTTGATAGGATAATGACAATGATAAACTTCATTTGATTATGTAAGAGTAAGGTATAAACATAAACAAAAGGCTAAACAAAACGACACGATATTTATGATGTATGCATAGTTTAAACACTATAAACACTATGACTTCACTATTACGGTGGATCCTAGTTAAAAGGATCAAAAGTAGATGATAATAGCCTATACATATTGACTGTTTCAAACATGTAGTAAACGACTGTTACATAGAAATTTTTGCTGCATATCGGATGATAGCACTTTTGGTCTTTCAATGATTaatacattttaattttaatCCTTGTGATATTTGACTAAATATGCTAACCTTCAATTACTTGAGATGTGCACTTAATATTTTTTTGCTTATGAATATTCATAAATTTTCAGATTTATTAACCTTTCAACTGTTTTATTAGCCATGTGTTATGTTAAAATTATATTGTCATTCCATATTTAAGGGTAATATACTTCTAAAAATAGCTCAAACATAACATATTTTCTACGCAAAGAGAAATCatacattttaattaattaatggtTAAATGTAATGGATTATATATCACAAGAACCAAAATCAAACTTTCCCAATAACTGAGGCACCAAAAGTACTATTATCTCTACAGTTTAGCAGGTTGTATGATATGTATGGTAAATTGTTTTATATTCAAAACTACTTGAGGTCACTTTAAGTAGGTTTTTCGGCCATTTTACTTTGAAAGATATATGTATGATCTCGAGTGAAAGATATATGTATGATCTCGAGtgaaaaagaatgtctcttttaGGTAATTTCGTTAAATTAAATGATTATTTGAGAAATGAACTCCGAAACAAGTGATTCTAGATAGGTTAGATCCAGAACGGAAAAAATACTCCTATTAAACCAAGAACGAGTCAATCATTAGCCAAATGTCCACATGTACAAGCTTTTTGGTCATCGCTCATCCAACCTAGAAATGACATTTTAGTTGCTAAATTATGTAAGTTCTCCACaaatgaagaaaaaaattataaactgGAGCACGGTGCCTGTGTTCCACCTAAACTGGCCCGAGCACTGAGATTATAATTTAttggaaaaaaaaaggtaaaaaagaTAAGCTGGATCACAGTGATTTACATTACATTTCGATGACCACAAGACCGTCTGCTGCTGAGTCAATTGAAAAGGTCCAATATAATCACAAACACTTGCTGCCAAAGCTTGCCGTCTCTTATACTATATGTGCAACAGGGGTTGTGTTATAAGCAACCTACCCCGACGAAGCATCAGTGGCTGATTCTATGGGTCGAACATAAGACCTATAAATCATACGGAATCAACTTTACCGCTAAGTTTCAACCATAAATTGAAATGACTTTTTCAAAGAAACTATAGACGGTGGCACGCACACACACACTTTAGCATACATCAGAGAATTCCATACTTCCGGTAAAAGGTAAACTCATGAACAATCAACAAAAAGACCTCAGCCTTTATCCCTTAAACCAATGCTCATAACCATAGGCCACCAGAGTTTATCTCAATGTCATGTCTATATATCACATTTATCTTGTCTATTAACGAAAGAAATCACGGAAATTACTTGAGGACTAGGTAGTGGTTAGCACGTCGAGTTCTTGAAGTCAAATCTAAGAAACAAAATGTAAAATTACAAGGGTAGAAGAAGTTCGCAGCAGTGGAAAACAAGGAACCCCTGAAAGAATCTACCTGTTCGACGAGAAGCAACTCACCCTACGAAACTAACAGAGTGCAGCATACCTATTCTGATCTATACAGTTAATGCGTGAAACGTGACATCAATGCCTCCATCTTCCATTTTCAACGTCTTCATCAAAGATTGGTCTGGTCTCACGGGCACTGTGTTCTGATATGGCAATGCCATGTTGAGGTTCAGCATACATACTGTCAACTTCGGGTTGCCTTATAGTAAGATGACCTGGATTATTCGACATAGATTGCGTACTAGTTTGCTGTTCTGCCAGCCTCTGTAAATGCACATGGGGCATCCTACCTGGACATGGAATAGCAGTGTAAAAATTTCCATAAGGAGTTCGATCAACTAAAAATACATGTCATGTCAACTTCTTCTTTCGAGTCTTCAGATCTATATAGTTAGGACTTTCTAGTAACAGTAAAATGTGAATCTCCTCTCAGGAAGATAACAGCAATAAGAGAGAGCATTATATAGAAAATGCAAGGGAAATTGCTAGTTTAAGAATGGAAGGACTACAAAGCTTGGAAACCTTCGGGGTTTGCATAAACCAACTATGAAAAATCAGCAATAGGCTAAGTGATACTGGCTCCTTTAACTTATTCATTTACATTCTTTTGTCCTTCAGCTGGGCAAAGGCTGCATCTAACAACATTTGGAAAGCAAAGATAATTTAGCATTCAGGGTCCCCGCCTTTTCTTTATTAGTTGGAGTAAACTTTAGGAAAAAACAACAGAACGGGAAACAAGACCTTTCTCAAAGGCGCTTTGCCATGTGTTCACCAATGCACATTTCTAGCTGTTCCCCTCCCCCCAAAACCTAAACCCATCAACGGAAAGTGTGCAATGACTAAGCAATATTCACCCCTTAACTTTTTCCTTCGTTTCTTTCTCCGTCCTCAGCTGGGCGAGGACTCGAAACTTACACCATTTGGAAACCAAAAACAGAATTTAGTATTCAACGCAACAAGAAGGAATTGTGCTCCCCCATGTGTCATGCCATTGCCCATTTCCAGCACTTCCCCACCCACCtaaagagggaaaaaaaaaaaaaaaactgttccaTGCCACCCAGCTTGTCTGAAAATACATGTCAGCATCTTTCTTTATGTCCCAAAAgaacttagcattatttcacaatCACCTTTTCCAGAACAAAGGTTAAATTTAATACTCAATGATAAAAGATCAAACTGATCAAAGGTCCTTATGCTTGATTTTCTTTTATGCAACTTCGTCAAAGTTCCATTCAGTTTCACTCGCGGGAAGTGTTTGGTGTTGCTATCATAATTGCATCCAGCATCAGTAGAAATCAAATTAAGCATCTGAAGAGCTTTGTTaaggatatatatgttatatttcAAGAGCTGAAGCGCTGAAGACGACAAAATACCCTAAGGTTACATCTAGGAAATTCAGATGGATAACATAGCAGAATGTAAATGTGAACTCTGTTGTGACTACACCCATCTCTTTCTGCTGGTTTGGTGTCCTTACAGTATCATTTCTTCTAGTTTCTAACTACTATTAGATACCCTTCGATGAGTCCACGTCCTCTTATGGAGATAAATAGAGAAATGTTTAACAACTGCTGACTTTGGTAACACTATATACTTCTACATCTTAAATTGTAGTTTAAATTATGCAAATGGTTAAACACCTCATAACTTCTAATTACATGCAAATCTGGACGGCTACCTACTCTGGAATAGTTGACGAAAAGGAAAGTCCCATGCACCCATACTTTTGAGAATGAAGATGCACTCTAATAGGAGAGAGCATGCTTAGAATTCTGCAACAGTAGAATCTGAAGTTATCTGAAATCCTCCAGATAACTTCCATTATGTTTTGTGGGATTTTGCAAGGAAGTGAGAATTTAAAGAGGAAGTGAGGAACTCATTTGCACATCTTTCATATTATCTTTTAGCCAACTATATAAACTCATTTTAGACATGTGCCGGTCGAATTGATTTACAATTTACTTCACAATAATCTATAATGCCGTACTGTAAAGGATTATAACTAGTACACTGTCTAATTCTTTGTTTTTACTGATCTGAAGTAGGATTACTGTGAAAAGAGATAATGAAGAAAGAGACCAAGTACCATCTATATCATATGGTGGGGGAAAGAATTGTAAGTAAACAATTGAAGCGACAGTCAATCCTGCATAAATGGCACAAGGAAAATAAACAATAAGTATCTCTACCCAAGGCAATAAGAAACAATAAAACTAGAAAAAGTACGTGCTCATCTATATTCTACAGACCTAGGAGACCTCCAGCAAATACATCCTGCCAATGGTGCCAGTAATCATCAACTCGGGAAACTGCAACTAATGCCGCAACCAGTAAGGGCAGGAAAACAAGGCAGAGCTTAGCAACATGGCCGCTTCGATCAAATGCCTTGATTTTTCCAGACAGGTACCAAGCGAGGAAGCCAAGACCAGCAAAAGACCCTATCGCATGATACCAACAAATGCCAACAAGGATTCAGTTTTCTCTAAGAACTCAAATTTTACTCAAAGCAAGCCAAGATCTTTGATAAAACAGCCAAACACCCTTACAGCCACATAGAGAAACATAATATCTCCTGTTGTCATATCTGAGTGAAGCATAAGCCAGAGTCACTTATTCACTTGCAGGAATTCCGAGTTGCAAGCTAGATGTCTACTTAAGTAGATAATCCAAGCTTAAGTCACCGTCAGCTGTGAACTTGCTATTTAATATGGCTGAACTACTTGAGGTAAAAACTTTACTACTAAAAAATTATAGGTTAAAAATATGGGAAAAAGAGTGATAGGGTAGTGATAAATACAAAACTCTATTATTTGGCATTTTAATCGTTACACAAATTCGGCACGTACTTGACTGAATTATACCGGACAACAGAGCATAGATGTTTCATTCTTCCAGTCCTTTATATATAATTGTTTAAGGATCAATTGAACTACTTACAAGTAAAAGCAATCTAAAATGTTGCAGTGAAAATCCGATGCTGAATGGGAGAAGATAAAAGTATcaatgaaaaggaaaagaaaacagTTCACATCACTGAGAGTTTCATCGGAAGAAAGAATGAAAGTGAAGGGTATGTGCTCATTATGTTTAAAGGGACGAGTACCAGAAAGGAAATAATCACAATTTTCTGATGCCAACAATGCAATTGATGGGGAATAGTTATACTCACAAGAACTATGTCCGCTTGGGAAACTCTTATGTCCTTCTTTGATAACACTTTTCAAGCCAGTACAGTTGACATTGCTTGTGATTTTATCAAACACCTAAAACACAAAAGTATAATTGGAAGTTACAAATGTTGTTATATCAGTTACTGATACAGAAGGGATATTCCAAGCAATGAATAAACACACCCCTTTTCCATCAGGGAAACACCGCCAAAAGAAGTCTGGACGGGGTCGACCAACGGCATCTTTTATTGCATCAGTAAGAACTGCCGTGATAAGTACAGAGTACAGCAATCCTGAACAAAGACACACGAAGTAATCAATCTGATCCAGTTATATATACTTGCCAACATAACTTGCCACCAGCCAAAAACTGATAGTCACATAAGGGACAAAGAATACCTAACATAGCTTGATGCACATCGTAGACATCCCTTCTAATGAAGTAAAAGACAAGGACGACCAGTAAAGGTAAGATTATAGCAATAATCTGCTTACAAGGAAAGACATATGGATTATAAAGTGCCCATTGTAGAAGTACAAAAAACATACGTACTACTCTTATGATTGGGTATTGTCCCAAACACAATTTGTCATGAAGATTGCACTTACCGGAACAGCCCAAAAGGGAATGGTATTGCCTTTCAAAGGGTATCTGAAATCTGTCATCATGTCAGATCCAACAAAACGGTGAAACGGTTCTATCACATTTAAACCTATATCAATCACCACAAGTAGGAAGAGAATAATCCAGTCATGCATGTGAAATCTTGCTACTTCCACTCCCTGAGTTCTCAATGTATGAGCACCCAATTGAATCTCTGGCATTTTACCAACTAACACAACCAAAATATCGGTCAGCAAAAACTTTATGACATTGATACACAAGCAACAAGAAACAGAGATTGCCTCTGGTAGCatatatacagaagacaggaTAAGATTAATCATGTTCTCTTTATAGTCAATAAGACTCAAAGTATTCTCTACCGCACTTAGACACAGATTCAACATGGGAATTTCAGAGAAAGAAAAAGATATGATATGGGTACGACACAACCACTAAAAGAACAGATAACATCTTTAGTGTTTTAAAATCTGATGACAAACACATACAAATATAAAAACAACGACGGCAACTAAGCCTCAATCCAGCGCTAGTTTGGATCCGCTAtataaatccttacaatccatTTTCTTCTGTTTCGTCTCATATTGATATGATCCTCAAtggcacaaatgactcaactactCAAACTTCTCCAAGGATTTGTGTTGGAAGCAGATTCATGGAGGATGAAGCTTTAGGAACATTTAAATGGAGTCATGGGAGGGCCTTCAAGCTATGGGAGAAGAAGTCAAGAGTCCAAGGCCCAAGGCTTGCCTCTTAAACTAgctacaattgcaagcttggATGATTCAAGGCCGGAGgatggctatttgtgcaagtaGCTACTTTgcgcaagaaggccatgcatgcaaggttgattagagggtcatctatgcaaggagggacctgtttggccattgaaggtcaatccttgaattgaagactacactaagaagactagccaaacaaggcccttgcctcattaatgacatttttgtaataacttagtcttctttagtctaggagtataaatactagacttagacatttcatttacttagattATGATGAATTGAGAATACTCCTTAGGAGAGACAGATTGTTTAGCTAGGATTAGCTTTAGATTAGTAAtagttaatggtggattccattgttggttttgAACCGATTTCTattgatttcatgaagggttgttcatttgtggattcaattgaatttcccttttcttgatttcaaatagtatagcTTCTTTGAATTGAATCAAATTAAGAGGGTCTAGGTTTCATATAATTAGGTTTGCTCATAGGTTCATTATtcattgggtcttgcttttatcctctatttctcatccccaATTTCTTGTTTATCCTTAATTCCGCGGTTTTGTGATTGATTTGGTGTTTCCCCCAAATCGATTCTTATCACATATAATACCTACAATCAATAATTTAGGTTCTCCAACCCTAAATTATATTCGCTCTAAGCTTTAAGCCAGTTCGAACAAAGTCTATAAAGAAAAAAATTAGTCATACTTAATTTGCTTGtccgtatctgactcttttcccttatttcccttgttttccttgttttccttgttttcttctgagccgagggtctttcggaaacagcctccctaccttccaaggtggggggtaaggtctgcgtacactttaccctccccagacctcacgttgtgggatccaactgggtatgttgttgttgttgtttaattATTCAATCAATCGATCAATTCTGGTTAGGCATTAAAAGTGTTTCTATCCATAAGAATCACGCAATAGAATGTCTTCACAGATTACTCTCTAATTTCATCCCTTATTACTTCAATTTAACTTTGAATATTCATTTTCCTAACAATAAGCTTAAGTACACTAATTTCCACAAGCTTGCAGAACTTTCacattattccttttttttttttttaatttacccttcgggtgcgcacaggtaAACCCAACTCctatgcaatagctcgcaaaacacacagaggtaacccgcactaggcaaatTTGAACACTTACGTACACTCAAATTTCCATAAGTTCACACAACTGtgaaaaaaagtaattaaaactAAATTAAACAACAAAAATGAACAGAATAaagttttacaaaaaaaaaaaaaaaaaaaagttaatcggTCTGAAAGCGAAAACTGAAGAAACTGCAAAAAGTTCATTAATAATACTTACGTACACTCAATTTAAACTTTAAACCCTCATTTTCCTAACAATAACACTTAGGTACACTCAAATTTCCACAAGCTCACACAACTGTGAAAAAAGTAATTAAACAACAAAAATGaacagaattttttttaaaaaaaaaaacctataaagCGAAAACTGAAGAAACTGCAGAAAGTACATTAATAATAACATAAATGGAAGAATTTTCACCTGAAAATATCTGGAGAAGAGAAATAGGTTGGAGATAATGATTTTGGGAgcgtttttttttgttttggaaattCAAAATATGAATTGGAGAGATAAAGTAGTGGAGAGGAAAAGGAAAGCAAAGGAAGAGTCTCCTTTATTCAAAAGCAGAGATTGAGAAGATATAAAAGTGAATGCAATTTCAACTTTTGATTTTTTTCATACAAATTAGGAAACGTTAAGCAAGATAGAGACAAAAAGGGACAATATTAATTAGTAAATAAAATTTGCATACATTAggatattttttgaaaaataacattgctttttttttttggttctcgATTCTCGAATAAGAGAGATGTTTTAAAAAGGAGAtatttttttccaaataaatcTCCTTTCTTGTTTAATCAAAGTGTGATATTTAACGGTCGGTAGCAGGACCACATTACTCAAGGGTATCTTGAAATTCCTTCGTCAGAAAATTATATTGCTTAATTTGATAAAAGTACttaatttttatgtatatatgtataatttttatCTTCtaattttactttaaaaatcaaactttccCCTCAATTATAAACAATAGTCATTCTTCCTCATTTATCCtaattgactttttaaaatttatattttgccCTTACATTGccaacttgtcttttttttttcttttacttctttaaaattaTGATTGTTATATCTTTAATCAATGTAACAAAttgtctataaaaaaaaaaattattttccagaCGGAAAAAGAATAGTGAGAAAATACTAGTTCAGTATATAAGTTAATGCCATTCTGTAACgaaataaatgagaagaatacgatttttcttttaattaataataattaaaattctgatatctatttatacaagttaaaataacatgtaataataattttataaatatatttcaatgcaGGTAATCAAAATAattaacaaaaataaaattatattctataacaaattcttaaaagattttatttttttattataaataaattttaaattataatttaaaatattccaTTAATGGCAATCAAAACTCATTTATATATTGACAATAGAGATAAGGGAGAACtgaaactt harbors:
- the LOC132625789 gene encoding lipid phosphate phosphatase 2-like translates to MPEIQLGAHTLRTQGVEVARFHMHDWIILFLLVVIDIGLNVIEPFHRFVGSDMMTDFRYPLKGNTIPFWAVPIIAIILPLLVVLVFYFIRRDVYDVHQAMLGLLYSVLITAVLTDAIKDAVGRPRPDFFWRCFPDGKGVFDKITSNVNCTGLKSVIKEGHKSFPSGHSSWSFAGLGFLAWYLSGKIKAFDRSGHVAKLCLVFLPLLVAALVAVSRVDDYWHHWQDVFAGGLLGLTVASIVYLQFFPPPYDIDGRMPHVHLQRLAEQQTSTQSMSNNPGHLTIRQPEVDSMYAEPQHGIAISEHSARETRPIFDEDVENGRWRH